GGACGCCATCTGATAAATAGAGAGACggacagagatggagaggcGGGTTCGAATATCGGGTCtgaatatgaggcttcagtcgGTCAAATTAGTGAAATCACGTGGAAAAGTTTCAGCCTTTTTACTACAAATGTCCCACTTTTAGTTACTGTCCTTCCACTGCAGcccaacagagaaacacaaagagggaattttatactaAGCAGACATTTCCTCTTAATTTGACCGTattaaaacaacttttaaaaaataatttataagtAAATTATTTTCCAGGACTTTTCATAAGCGTCACTTTGAAAGTGACGGAGGACAAAAAAGTGACGGAGGACAGTGCATTAGGAAGGATCCTCTGAtgctcagtatgaacagcaagaaaaacatgtttcatttatcATTTGAGCTTTGAACCTTCCTTTAATGTCACGCTGaggggaatgtgtgtgtgtgtatatatgtatgtgtatgtgtgtgtgtgtatgtgtgtgtgtgtgtgtgtgtgtgtgtatgtacctgTACTGCTTCGCTGCCCTCCATGTGAACCTGTAACACTGACGCTGCTGATGACATAACATCCTCTGATTGGCTATCTGTCTGCATAGGCTCCTCCCCCTCTTCTGCCGCTGCCATCACCACGGCGACAGCTTCCGCCTCAGAGGACTCCGCCCTGTCCTCTCCGACCAATGAGGAGATCTCCTGCagacacatgatgatgatgatgatgatgatgatgatgatgatgatgattatgatgaggagtgtgtgtgtgtgtgtgtgtgtgtatatgtatgtgtgtcactTACAGGTATAGAGGGTCCAGGTGTAGGTGTGGCCTGTGTAACCGTGGTAACAGCTCTGCTCTGACTGGCTGTGGTGGAGGGGGCGgggtcagaggaggaggaggggtctgTGGAGTCCTGCGTGTTGTCTCCGCCCTGCTGagctggagacagagaggagaggaagtgagGTCACTTCCTGTCCGAACGTACCTGCCGTCTgatcattaaaaataattttccaggactttttaaaaacttttttttcatcatttctatcTTCTGGTGTGAGAATTTTTTTCCatcaatatttaaaagaaattatAATTTCCAGGACTTGAAATCATTTCCAGGACTTTGTTTCTTTTCCAGGACCTGGTCTGAGCAGCAGGTAGGGTCCAGGTGTGTCAGCTGGTTACCTGTAGCTGTAGTTGCGGTGTTTGTGGTTCCGGTCTCGTGGGTCTCACACGGTGGGTTTGAACACACCtgaaaccaacagtcagtgATTATCTACAGAATCTTTCACCTTTAACCGACCACTGATCGTCAGTGTTCACCCGTCCGCAGGTgttctctcacctgtctgagTCCTCCGGTTCCTGCTGTGGTTGCGGTGTTGGTGGTTCCGGTCTCGTGGGTCTCACACGGTGGATTTGAACACACCTGTatagatattttatatataaagtatattcaTATCTATTattcatacatatttatatattgtaataCCTATAACAAGCTGGTGGATTTAGCTACTTTACTGACGATGTTCTCGACACACTTTGTGCACCACAACAACACTTCCTGtgtcttcacaataaaagctccCATTTCCTCCCAATAGAGTTGTGAAGTGTGAGGCGTCGTTGGTTCCGTTAGtgatttatctcattatttattctcatttcaaatttttctttaaaacaattTCCTAAATattactgaacatagaaactcaggaACCTCCTGGATGATGTAACAATCCTAcaggtttatattctgacaccagtttacattatttacacttCATTTCATGACAAATCAGgctttgtctgtgtttgacagttGTTAAAGTTGTAAACAACACTTGTCGCCATTGTTAATGAATTCAgtcaaaagtgacccagaaattaaaagtgaacTGAATCACGCTGCAGATcgtaaaatcagttttctcgACATCGTAATCTTTTGCTTCTAATCGCCGTTAGTGGCACATGTGACAgaattttaagctctgtgattggctgtttcttgcatCTTGGGAGTCGTCGGTAACTTCTACCTCTAAATCTTTATTTCAACAGTCTCTTTCCTTCGACTTTTTACCacagaaccagatattttccaacatagttgttcatcttttgtactgattgAATGAAAGTCTTGGGGTTCAGTATGTTGAACatccacagacagacagtagaCAGTCAACACTCTCTACTTGTCGGCTAGTGTAGAGCTgaacagctgcacacacacacacaacagcaacaatcaGCTTCTTAAACGTCCAACCGAACTGTCTCGTCAGCGTCAGAAACTCAGCAACTAACAGTCTCAGCCTCTCTGCTCGTTAACTATCACACCCTTTTTACACCAAAATCAGCGCACATATGTATGTAACCTGCTAAAAGTAGGCGATTGACTCCTTTCCCGCTGCCAGTAGACGAGTTTgccttcctgtttttttttctggtgtcaTGTTCAACGTCACAAATGTGGatcagtaaacagcagaaagcaACATGGAGGCCAGTGACATCGTTATGGTGGTTacttttttaatatcttttacTTCAGATGTGTCTGCAGGTGTTCTCTCACCTGACTGAGTCCTCCGGCTCCGGCTGTGGTCGCGGTGTTGGTGGTTCCGGTCTCGTGAGTCTCGCACGGTGGATTCGAACACACCTGAAACCGACAGTGAGTGATTATCTACAGAAAAATCTACACGTCTTTAACCAATCAGTGCTCACCTGGTGACTCACCTGTCTGAGTCCTCCGGCTCCAGCTGTGGTGGCGGTGTTGGTGGTTCCGGTCTCGTGGGTCTCACACGGTGGATTTGAGCAGGTTGTTCCTCCGTTCAGAGGGACTtcaggtggaggaagaggaccGGACTGCTGAGCTGAAGGCTGGTTTGAAGAcacctgaggaggaggaggaggaggaggaggaggaggaggaggaggaggaggaggaggaagaggaggaggaagagggggttTTAGTCATTGATATGTTCAATAAATTCATTCATGTAAATAAATCTGCAGATACAGAAACCATCAGTTTGCTGTTTAGGTTCATTTTATAAGTCTAGTCTTTGTTGTTTCACCTGCAGCTCAAAGTCATGAAATTAACCCTTCGTATTCATTAAAACAACCTGCTGATCATCTcactgaaaatgatttttttctccaggacttaaacaattatttcccacaactttttaaaaatacttttccaggacttttaaaaatgactatCTAAgaattttcaattattttccaGGATTTTTAACAATTATTTCCCACAACAAAATCATTTTCCAGGTCTTTCAGCATCTTTTCAATTATTTTCCAGAACTTTTCAAATGATTTTCCTGgatgtttttaatctttttaaatgactaaaagactttttcaatgatttttcAGAACAATTTGAATTAATTTCCAGGACTTAAAAAGGGGGACTTGGAGACACAAACAAATcctaaaaaacaatttaaaaaataatcagcataaaaaaagggagagtaagggctgcaactaaagattattttcagtatcgattgattgattgattgattgattgtcccAGAGTGAAGGGTGACGTTTTCAAATGTCgtgttttgtccgaccaacagtccaaaactcaaagatattcagtttaccgtCATGTATGACGctgaaacaaattaaatcatCACGTTTTAGAGACTGAAACCAGAAACTTTCTGGTGTTTTTGCTTAACGAATGactaaaatgaaatcaaaacagttgcaaattaatttcctgtcaatgTAAAATCAAGGTTTTATTATTTGGCCACATCACCGGGCTGATGTCGGTCTGCTGGATTTGAAGCGGGGACGCCGGAGTGTCACTGTCAGTTTAAACCGCTAAACTCACCTGCAGCGTTTGGCTCATGCTGGCAGACGCCACCGTGGCGGTGTTGGTGGTGCCGGTGTCATGCGTCTCGCAGGGCGGGTTGGAACACACTCTGTTGTTACCCCCCATGGTTGCTGTGGCGACGGTGGCGGTGTTGGTGGTGCCGGTGTCGTGTGTCTCGCAGGGCGGGTTGGAACATACTCTGTTGTTACCCCCCATGGTTGCTGTGGCGACGGTGGCGGTGTTGGTGGTTCCCGTGTCGTGCGTCTCGCAGGGCGGGTTGGAACATACTCTGTTGTTACCCCCCATGGTTGCTGTGGCGACGGTGGCGGTGTTGGTGGTTCCCGTGTCGTGCGTCTCGCAGGGCGGGTTGGAACAGACCAGCGTCACTGCAGCatcatcacagtgacatcacatgttTACACACACGTTTCCTCACTGAAGGTACTGAGTACTGATGGTAGAGTTGTAGTATTAGtggtaacagtagtagtagtatagtagttgTGCTGGTTACTGCACCTGTAGCAGGGTCTCCTGTCTGTCCCGCTgcagtagttgtagtagtacTTGTAGTACTTCCAGGTTCTTCTGAGGTAGGGGAGGCCATGAAGGAGACTGGTAGATCCTGGACCAGCGGCTGAGCCTCGGCGCCGCTCGGAGTCGTTATCAGAGTCACCTGTAGAGACCAAGAGGCAttactacagtattactacaATACTACACTACAGTATTACTACAATACTACACTACAGTATTACTACAATACTACACTACAGTATTACTACACTACAGTATTACTACACTACAGTATTACTACAATACTACACTACAGTATTACTACACTACAGTATTACTACAATACTACACTACAGTATTATTACAATACTACACTACAGTATTACTACGATACTACACTACAGTATTACTACAATACTACACTAGAGTATTACTACAATACTACACTACAGTATTACTACAATACtatactacagtactactacgATACTATATTACACTATTACTGCAATACTATACTACAGTATTAATACAATACTAtactacagtattactacaTTACAGTATTACTACAATACTATATTACAGTATTAATACAATACTATACTACAGTACAGAGACACAACTGTAgtattactgcagtattacTACAATACTAtactacagtattactacaATACTACACTACAGTATTACTACGATACTATATTACAGTATTACTACAATACTATACTACAGTATTACTATGATACTATACTACAGTATTACTACGATACTATATTACAGTATTACTACAATACTATACTACAGTATTACTATGATACTATATTACAGTATTACTACAATACTATACTACAGTATTAGTACAATACTACACTACAGTATTACTACAATACTACACTACAGTATTACTACAATACTAtactacagtattactacaATACtatactacagtacagtatagagACATAACTGTGGTAttactacagtattactacagtattactacaATACTAtactacagtattactacagtattacagtacagAGACAAACCTGCAGTACTACTACAGtacagaaatagaaacaaaCAGCTTGTATTTTGACCTGTTTGGGTCCTGTTGTGGCAGCGGTTGCCGTGGTGACCTGGCTGGCCAGTGTGGCGATGGTTGCCAGGGTGGTGATGGGCGTTGCCAGGGAAGCGGTGGCGCCAGCTCCTCCCGCCACCGGGGAGGAGACACTTCCTGTTACCGTCCCCAGACTGgacacacctgcagagacaAAACAGACGCGGCTGTCTGAGTCCGAGACTCTCTGAGGGCGGGACGCACAGCAGAGACCTGGACTACCAAGCAGGATTTAAGGTTAGCgggtaacttcaggtttaactccgggttttcagtcctacgacgctggttcacttcttaccggggttcatcaccatggtaaccgatgctgaacagctaacctgTCAACACTCCAACcattgaccaatcagatcactgggaaatgaaatgaatgaaatacttcattcatggttctgatgatgtcactcgtAATTAACAACCCGCGTCTTTCACATGAACGTGCTCGTAGCTGGAAAACTGACTGAACtagttgataaccagcttcgtGTTACTGGTTATCTGGACAGACAACGTCAGGTTCAGTGAAGTCAGATAACGAAAACATATCCCGGGTATattgaacttgcttcgtagtacaggcctcagGTGTCAGGTGCTTACCTGTGGTTGCCTTGACGACCAGCGTGGTAACGGTGGGTTTGGAGCTGGTTGCTCCTGGTGACACCAGTCTGACTCCGCTCATCGGGACGGTCCTGAGGATTGTCCCCGGCGTCCCCGGAGCTCCTTTCAACACCacctggatacacacacacacacacagagtgtatgttcagtgtgtgtgtgttttcagtgtatgtgtgtgtgtgtgtgtgtgtatgtgtgtgttacctgtgtgacCCCCTGCTGGCCGGCTGCAGTGATTTTGGGGACAGTAGTGAGGATTTTTCCGGCAGCTCCTGGTGTCACCACCTTGGTGGTGAGGATTGTGATTGGACTGTTACCACCTGAGGGGGGAGGAGCTTCACTCagtcaataatcaataatcaataatagtAAAGAtcaggtgttcaggtgtgtttgtgtgtcctgtACCTGCCCCGCCCTGCAGTGCAGACAGTGGGATGGTCTTGATGATGGTGTTTCCGGGTTTGGAGGTTGCCGGGGCGACGCCCAGGATGGTTTGTTTGGTTGCTGTGGAGCCGGCCTGCGCGGTGCTGAGGATGGTGGTCTGTTTACCGTCTGCTGATGTCACCAACTTCAAGATGGTTCCTGGTGGGAGAGCACCCTTCGTctgatacagagagagagagagagagagagagagagagagagagagagagatctgtGATTTAAAGAGTTAACATCAATCACGCCTCAGTAGAGGTCAGTAGACACTAGCAGAAGTCAGCAGAAGTCATTAGAGCTCAGCAGAAGTCATTAGAGCTCAGCAGAAGTCAGTAGAGGTCAGCAGAAGTCAGCAGAGCTCAGCAGAAGTCATTAGAGCTCAGTAGAAGTCAGCAGAGGTCAGCAGAAGTCAGCAGAGCTCAGGAGAAGTCAGCAGAGCTCAGCAGAAGTCAGTAGAGGTCAGTAGAGGTCAGCAGAAGCCAGCAGAGGTCAGGAGAAGTCCACAGAGCTCAGTAGAAGTCAGTAGAGCTCAGTAGAGGTCAGTAGAGGTCAGTAGAGCTCAGCAGAGGTCAGTAGAGCTCAGCAGAAGTCAGCAGAGCTCAGCAGAAGTCAGCAGAGGTCAGCAGAAGTCAGCAGAGGTCAGCAGAGGTCAGCAGAGGTCAGTAGAGCTCAGTAGAGCTCAGTAGAAGTCAGTACCTGCAGGATCTGAGTGATCGGGTTGCTCCCAGCCTGACCAGTAAGCGCTCCACTCTGAACTGGTTTGGTCTGGACCACTGACATCACCTTCCCCAGGTTGCCGAGGTTACCGAGCTGAAAAACAGGGAGGAGTGATGTCATTAGGCGGCTGTCTGTCAGCTAGAGCTGGAAGATGAGCAGTAGGTGACATCGCTCACCAGAGCTCCGCCTCCTCCCACGCTCAGCGGGCTGTTGACGAGCGTGATGGTCTTCGTGACTCCGCCCACCACCGTGGTGACCACCTGAGCCTGCTGGGAGACCGTCACCGTGCCCGACTTGTGGACCGTGATGATTGGTCTGCTGGGCGTCCCGGGGGTGGAGACGACAGAGGCTCCGCCCGCCTGAGCGGCGGCAGTTTTCAGTATTCGAGTGGCCTGGTTACTCACCTGACAGGAAACAGAGGACAGATTAAACCTGCGTCATCGATTCACCTGTCGATAAGTTTCTGTATTAATCGTTTACTGCTTTTAAATAAGTCgtagaaaaacagcaaatcctctcaACTATTGTAACAAGCTCaagagaatatttggcatttttgtttgaaaaattaacaaaacaattaaCGACTGAACTACGACCGATCTACACCAGCAAACCACGAGTAGATGGGCGCTTCCTTCTGCGTGGTGAGCCGGCTGGCGGATGTATTTCAGTGGAAAGAAAATAGTTCCAACGTGAAACTGCTCACAAcaaggtctgtggattatcttgAGTAACCAGGTCATGATTTCTGGAAAGAGACTTTGCTGTCGagcttttcaaatacattttttggcgCTTTGAGCACCACAAGACGAGCGCCGTCCAGTTCTATCGTATTTGAGAGAAGGCAGACATTTCTACTGCTGACATCTCAAAAACTTCACAACTCACACCAAAACCATCTAGATGGATAAAGAACACTGCAGATAACTACAGAGGAAAACTATGTAGTTTTGATTTTGgggtgaactgtccctttaactCATCTCCTTGAAGAGATGAATGAACTAAATAAACTGTGAATGTTCGTACCTAACGACCAATCACAGATCCCCATTGTTTAACCGGGGAActccttctctgtttttattctaaGTGACtgttaaagttttattttgttttatggttCATGATACTTCAGTTACAACAGCCTgaataaaatagtttaatatgAGACATACATTTAGATGCATATTGAGGATATAGCTGCAtgaaaaaaaggcttaaaaaagCTAATGACACAGCTAGTTAGTCAGTTTTAacttcattttctttacttagattttttaaaaatcacgTATATGTAATTACGTTATGAcgtcacacacatgcagattaGCGTCTGACGTCATCTAGCGACTTTTCGAGTGGGCTTTCGCTACTTCCAACTGAAAATAGttgcttgtttttgtgtgttgagAGGATCAATAGCGATAGATCATCTGAACCAAAACTTATTGTAAACATGATTATTGACCCACAGACAGGAAGCTGTTTGTTTAAAGAGAATAATTACATCAAATAAAGGAAACTGATTGAAActtaaaatgctgtttcataCAAACTTATTTCAGAGCGGCGTCTGCAGTGAAACATGGCGGCTGATGTAGAAGCAGCTGATCTAACGGTGACATCAGAGCGATTCATACCATCGTGACTGGAGCGGCCACTTTGACCGGCAGGCTGCTGGATCCTGGACTGACCGCCATCGTCTTCACCATCGTGGCTCCTGCTGGAACGTTCAGCACCGTCGCTGTGGACGGAGGAATCTTCTGAGTGGCTGCGGCCGCTGCCGCCAGCGCCGCCATCCCGCTCATCTGAGGACTGCTTCCTATTGGCTGAGAGCAGACAGGAAGGAGGAAAGTCAAGTCAATGAGCTCAAAACTCCTCAGCGCTCACTGGGTTCTTCCAGAGCTTTCATCAGCAGGTGGAGTTTGCTCGGTTGCCATGGAGATGGTGACATTATTATGTgacctactgtatgtgtggaaTTTGGGTCACATTATAACAGGTGTTTATATATCACCTGTTATCATGATCCTGTTAGTCACATGATCCAAGAAAAAGCATTTAAACCAACGTGAAGATCAACGTACCGTCCCCTGACTGGTCTGAGCTGGTACCACCATGCGAACACCTGCAGGAAGTGTCGTCACGGCAACCGGGGATTTGGGTGCGGCCTGTCGGACTGTGACGATGGAGGCTCCACCTGCGGCACTTGGAGCTGCCACTTTCAGgacagctgcacaaaaatacacGACACAGGTGAGGAATATTCATATGTACCTGCTTCATCACCTGTAGCTCTACCTGTACAGGTGTGTAAACCTACCTGGACTTTTAGCAGCGGCAGCCAACGGGTTTCCAGGTAAGGTGGCTGTGGGGGAGGGGACTAACGTGATGCCGGATAGCGGGATGCTCTGGTTGGCTGGAGCTGCTGCGACGGGGGTGGAGCTCTTGGGGGAGCTGGCTCCAGGTGTGGCGGTGGGGACGGGGTTGGAGGCGGGGCTGGAGGCAGGTGAGGTGGCAGCAGCAGGTGTGGCGGGAATGTCGTACTTTTGTAGCTGCAGCACGTAGGTGTCGGCGGTCGGCGACGGCCCCCAGCTCACCTCCAGTGACAAGGTGTTGGCCCGGACCAGCTGGACCCGAGATGGAGTACTGGGACGctctgaggacagacaggtaAGGCTCATTCAGACAAACAGGAGACAGGTAGGACAGGTAACTTTAAGTAGCTCAGAAAGACGAGAGCTGTTTCTGTTGGATGTGGATGTCACATCTCTAACTTTGAGAAGTTCTgacctgtctctacctgtctccaGGTGTTACAGTTATCAGACAGTAGTACCCACCTGTCTCCAGGTGTTACAGTTATCAGACAGTAGTACCCACCTGTCTCCAGGTGTTACAGTTATCAGACAGTAGTACACACCTGTCTCCAGGTGTTACAGTTATCAGACAGTAGTACCCACCTGTCTCCAGGTGTTACAGTTATCAGACAGTAGTACCCACCTGTCTCCAGGTGTTACAGTTATCAGACAGTAGTACCCACCTGTCTCCAGGTGTTACAGTTATCAGACAGTAGTACCCACCTGACTCCAGGTGTTAACAGTTATCAGACAGTAGTACACACCTGTCTCCAGGTGTTAACAGTTATCAGACAGTAGTACCCACCTGTCTCCAGGTGTTAACAGTTATCAGACAGTAGTACCCACCTGACTCCAGGTGTTACAGTTATCAGACAGTAGTACCCACCTGACTCCAGGTGTTAACAGTTATCAGACAGTAGTACCCACCTGTCTCCAGGTGTTAACAGTTATCAGACAGTAGTACCCACCTGACTCCAGGTGTTACAGTTATCAGACAGTAGTACCCACCTGACTCCAGGTGTTAACAGTTATCAGACAGTAGTACCCACCTGACTCCAGGTGTTACAGTTATCAGACAGTAGTACCCACCTGTCTCCAGGTGTTAACAGTTATCAGACAGTAGTACCCACCTGACTCCAGGTGTTACAGTTATCAGACAGTAGTACCCACCTGACTCCAGGTGTTAACAGTTATCAGACAGTAGTACCCACCTGTCTCCAGGTGTTAACAGTTATCAGACAGTAGTACCCACCTGACTCCAGGTGTTACAGTTATCAGACAGTAGTACCCACCTGACTCCAGGTGTTAACAGTTATCAGACAGTAGTACCCACCTGACTCCAGGTGTTACAGTTATCAGACAGTAGTACCCACCTGTCTCCAGGTGTTAACAGTTATCAGACAGTAGTACCCACCTGACTCCAGGTGTTACAGTTATCAGACAGTAGTACCCACCTGTCTCCAGGTGTTAACAGTTATCAGACAGTAGTACCCACCTGACTCCAGGTGTTACAGTTATCAGACAGTAGTACCCACCTGTCTCCAGGTGTTACAGTTAT
This window of the Thunnus albacares chromosome 5, fThuAlb1.1, whole genome shotgun sequence genome carries:
- the hcfc1b gene encoding host cell factor 1b isoform X1, translating into MAAEPAVLQPRWKRIVGWTGPVPRPRHGHRAVAIKELMVVFGGGNEGIVDELHVYNTATNQWFIPAVRGDIPPGCAAYGFVCDGTRLLVFGGMVEYGKYSNDLYELQASRWEWKRLKAKPPKNSPLPCPRLGHSFSLIGSRCYLFGGLANDSEDPKNNIPRYLNDLYCLELRPGSSVVGWELPVTSGPPPPPRESHTAVVTSGRGANRLIIYGGMSGCRLGDLWVLDIDSLTWSKPALSGTAPLPRSLHSATTINNKMYVFGGWVPLVMDDVKVATHEKEWKCTNTLACLNLDTMCWETVLMDSLEENVPRARAGHCSVAINSRLYIWSGRDGYRKAWNNQVCCKDLWYLESERPSTPSRVQLVRANTLSLEVSWGPSPTADTYVLQLQKYDIPATPAAATSPASSPASNPVPTATPGASSPKSSTPVAAAPANQSIPLSGITLVPSPTATLPGNPLAAAAKSPAVLKVAAPSAAGGASIVTVRQAAPKSPVAVTTLPAGVRMVVPAQTSQGTPIGSSPQMSGMAALAAAAAATQKIPPSTATVLNVPAGATMVKTMAVSPGSSSLPVKVAAPVTMVSNQATRILKTAAAQAGGASVVSTPGTPSRPIITVHKSGTVTVSQQAQVVTTVVGGVTKTITLVNSPLSVGGGGALLGNLGNLGKVMSVVQTKPVQSGALTGQAGSNPITQILQTKGALPPGTILKLVTSADGKQTTILSTAQAGSTATKQTILGVAPATSKPGNTIIKTIPLSALQGGAGGNSPITILTTKVVTPGAAGKILTTVPKITAAGQQGVTQVVLKGAPGTPGTILRTVPMSGVRLVSPGATSSKPTVTTLVVKATTGVSSLGTVTGSVSSPVAGGAGATASLATPITTLATIATLASQVTTATAATTGPKQVTLITTPSGAEAQPLVQDLPVSFMASPTSEEPGSTTSTTTTTAAGQTGDPATVTLVCSNPPCETHDTGTTNTATVATATMGGNNRVCSNPPCETHDTGTTNTATVATATMGGNNRVCSNPPCETHDTGTTNTATVATATMGGNNRVCSNPPCETHDTGTTNTATVASASMSQTLQVSSNQPSAQQSGPLPPPEVPLNGGTTCSNPPCETHETGTTNTATTAGAGGLRQVCSNPPCETHETGTTNTATTAGAGGLSQVCSNPPCETHETGTTNTATTAGTGGLRQVCSNPPCETHETGTTNTATTATAQQGGDNTQDSTDPSSSSDPAPSTTASQSRAVTTVTQATPTPGPSIPEISSLVGEDRAESSEAEAVAVVMAAAEEGEEPMQTDSQSEDVMSSAASVLQVHMEGSEAVQMASTDSGLPQELMSSEGDGGEVDSGTTTLLVTTGLTPDQLAVSAATEEAAQQPTIQAVLQAAGQMGEGAVNQSIPIVLTQQELAALVQQQQQLQDVHNQPEHSAVPTEGLAPADSLNDPAAESNGHELTSSAVTSAVARLASTFGPAPPLTASPAKIQTPAASAATLGDVSNGIGATAGKQVVPVTRSSAKDSQWYDVGIVKVTNMVVSHYYVPYDDITIDDDSGVMPDYSQMRKVELQPGTAYKFRVAGINICGRGAFSEVSAFKTCLPGFPGAPCAIKISKNLDGAQLTWEPPAVTSGKITEYSVYLAIQSSQATSSGSGSGPAQLAFMRVYCGPSPSCLVQASSLANAHIDYTTKPAIIFRIAARNQKGYGPATQVRWLQETSKDAKPAVKRPGVSPDYKPVGQKKFRTDQ
- the hcfc1b gene encoding host cell factor 1b isoform X2; amino-acid sequence: MAAEPAVLQPRWKRIVGWTGPVPRPRHGHRAVAIKELMVVFGGGNEGIVDELHVYNTATNQWFIPAVRGDIPPGCAAYGFVCDGTRLLVFGGMVEYGKYSNDLYELQASRWEWKRLKAKPPKNSPLPCPRLGHSFSLIGSRCYLFGGLANDSEDPKNNIPRYLNDLYCLELRPGSSVVGWELPVTSGPPPPPRESHTAVVTSGRGANRLIIYGGMSGCRLGDLWVLDIDSLTWSKPALSGTAPLPRSLHSATTINNKMYVFGGWVPLVMDDVKVATHEKEWKCTNTLACLNLDTMCWETVLMDSLEENVPRARAGHCSVAINSRLYIWSGRDGYRKAWNNQVCCKDLWYLESERPSTPSRVQLVRANTLSLEVSWGPSPTADTYVLQLQKYDIPATPAAATSPASSPASNPVPTATPGASSPKSSTPVAAAPANQSIPLSGITLVPSPTATLPGNPLAAAAKSPAVLKVAAPSAAGGASIVTVRQAAPKSPVAVTTLPAGVRMVVPAQTSQGTPIGSSPQMSGMAALAAAAAATQKIPPSTATVLNVPAGATMVKTMAVSPGSSSLPVKVAAPVTMVSNQATRILKTAAAQAGGASVVSTPGTPSRPIITVHKSGTVTVSQQAQVVTTVVGGVTKTITLVNSPLSVGGGGALLGNLGNLGKVMSVVQTKPVQSGALTGQAGSNPITQILQTKGALPPGTILKLVTSADGKQTTILSTAQAGSTATKQTILGVAPATSKPGNTIIKTIPLSALQGGAGGNSPITILTTKVVTPGAAGKILTTVPKITAAGQQGVTQVVLKGAPGTPGTILRTVPMSGVRLVSPGATSSKPTVTTLVVKATTGVSSLGTVTGSVSSPVAGGAGATASLATPITTLATIATLASQVTTATAATTGPKQVTLITTPSGAEAQPLVQDLPVSFMASPTSEEPGSTTSTTTTTAAGQTGDPATVTLVCSNPPCETHDTGTTNTATVATATMGGNNRVCSNPPCETHDTGTTNTATVATATMGGNNRVCSNPPCETHDTGTTNTATVATATMGGNNRVCSNPPCETHDTGTTNTATVASASMSQTLQVSSNQPSAQQSGPLPPPEVPLNGGTTCSNPPCETHETGTTNTATTAGAGGLRQVCSNPPCETHETGTTNTATTAGAGGLSQVCSNPPCETHETGTTNTATTAGTGGLRQVCSNPPCETHETGTTNTATTATAQQGGDNTQDSTDPSSSSDPAPSTTASQSRAVTTVTQATPTPGPSIPEISSLVGEDRAESSEAEAVAVVMAAAEEGEEPMQTDSQSEDVMSSAASVLQVHMEGSEAVQMASTDSGLPQELMSSEGDGGEVDSGTTTLLVTTGLTPDQLAVSAATEEAAQQPTIQAVLQAAGQMGEGAVNQSIPIVLTQQELAALVQQQQQLQDVHNQPEHSAVPTEGLAPADSLNDPAAESNGHELTSSAVTSAVARLASTFGPAPPLTASPAKIQTPAASAATLGDVSNGIGATAGVVPVTRSSAKDSQWYDVGIVKVTNMVVSHYYVPYDDITIDDDSGVMPDYSQMRKVELQPGTAYKFRVAGINICGRGAFSEVSAFKTCLPGFPGAPCAIKISKNLDGAQLTWEPPAVTSGKITEYSVYLAIQSSQATSSGSGSGPAQLAFMRVYCGPSPSCLVQASSLANAHIDYTTKPAIIFRIAARNQKGYGPATQVRWLQETSKDAKPAVKRPGVSPDYKPVGQKKFRTDQ